ctccacaatcagtgatggtttggggagccatgtcatctgctggtgtaggtccactgtgttttatcaagaccaaagtaagcgcagccgtctaccaggacattttagagcacttcatgctcccctctgccgacaagctttctggagatggaaatgtccttctccagcaggacttggcccctgtccacactgccaaaagtaccaatacctggtttacaaacaacagtatcactgtgcttgattggcagcaaactcacctgaccttaaccccatagagagtctatggagtattgtcaagaggaagatgagacaccagacccaacaatgcagacgagctgatggctgctatcaaagcaacctgggcttccataacccctcagcagcgccacaggctgatcgcctccatgccacgccgcattgatgcagtaattgatgtaaaaggagcccgaccaagtattgagtgcatttactgaatatacatttcagtaggacgacatttcagattttacaatcatttttcaaactggtgttataaagttttctaatttactgagataatgacttttggattttcattggctgtaagccataatcatcaacattaacagaaataaacacatgaaatagatcactctgtgtgtaatgactttatataatatatgagattcactttttgtattgaagaactgaaataaatgaactttttgatgatattctactttaatgagaagcacctgtatatatcgtCATGGTTCAAAGTGTTGatactcttgaaattgttccagaaaattattgcatttaCACGTTAGGttgtacacatgtttatttcctttgtgtgtcttggaacaacacaaaaaaaacagaggcaaaaaggcagattggacataatttcacataaaacccccaaaatgggcaggacaaaattgttgtcggctttccaaaattgtgagtaagCAACTTTGTTTTAAGCATATAATGCTTGTTCACACTCACTTGTGGcaagtacagtgccttgcaaaagtattcggtcccctggaacttttcaaccttttcccacatatcatgcttcaaacataaagataccaaatgtaaatgtgaatttcagtctctcgatgtacagaaccgatagagacagaccccaagcgacttgtaatcgcagcaaaaggtggcgcaacaaagtattaagttacaggggccgaataatattgcacgccccacttttcagtttttgattttcaacaaaaatttaaaataaccaataaatttcgttcaacttcacaattgtgttccacttgttgttgattcttcaccaaaaacttacatttggcatctttatgtttgaatcatgatatgtgggaaaaggttgaaaagttccagggggccaaacactttcgcaaggcacactaacaagtgtgggcaataaaaaaaaaaaaaaaaacacctgaaaccagataaaaggggGAGACTTTGACTCAATCTTtgaattgtgtgtctgtgtgtgccaccgtAAGCATGGGTAACAGAAAGAGTAGAATAGAACCAAAagagaggacttgagaaccaaaattgttgaacaatattgaCAATCTCAAGGGTACATGTCCATCTCCAGAgagcttgatgttcctttgtccttggtgcacaacataatcaagacgtttacaacccatgacactgtagctaatctccctggatgtggatggcagagaaaaattgattaaAACTGGCAACGTAGAATAGTCTGGATGGTGAATAAGCAGCCTCAATCaacttccaaagaaattcaagctgtgctGCAGGCTCAGAGTGCATTAGTGTCAGCGAAAAAGCTAGACTGTaggttgccaaaatgtacgtgagtaagtcAAAATTCTTCTGGGAAAAATCATCTTGTGGACAGCTGAGACTAAGATAGAGCTgtgtggtaaagcacatcattctactgtcttCCAAAAACAGAAAGAGGggttacaaagaaaagaacacagtacctacagtcgaatatggtggaggttcaaagatttttgggggttgttctctactgggtgccttgactgtgtgcaaggcatcatgaaatctggagATTACTAatagattttgggtcgcaatgtagtgccctttgtcagaaagctgggtttgtgtcctaagtTGTGGGTCTGCAAGCAAGACAATGACCTCCAACAACAAGCACCCAAGAATTGATGGAAACAGAAATGCTGGAACGTTCTGAATTGGCCAGCAATGAGTCAGGATCGAaagcccattgaacacctgtggagagatcttaaaattgctattaggagaaggcgccttcaaatatgagagaccaggAGCAGTCAGCAAAAGAAGAGCGCTCCAGAAttgcagttgagaggtgtaagaagcttgttgatggctaTAGAAAGCGATTGATtgaagttatttattccaaagggtgtgcaaacaaatattaacccctttctgacatcgggcataatagtacgccgatgtcggactctgtcccttttatgtgggctccagcgctgagcccacatctgttacggcacatgtcagctgttttaaacagctgacatgtgcctccaaCAGCCGCgggtgttaactagttaaatgccgctgtcaaactctgacagcggcatttaacacgtgcttcCAGCAAGCGAGCCAGAAATCCCACCCaacccgatgggttggcatgacaactagaggtctccagcagacctctatggttgttactgccagattgctatgagcaagtgagccattctgctacatacaggcgatcttatcatcacctgtatgtagcagtgccgatcgggttatggcagcttctagtcttccatggagactattgaagcatgccaaaagtaaaaaaaaaaatgattttaaaaataataatctttatttatatagcgccaacatattccacagcgcattacagtttaacagtttcaaataatgttacaatccatttttggatttgtggcagctctggttctacaCTGTTTTAaaagtagcttttttcctttcagggccATCTGGGGTTAATGGCAGTTCCCCAACCGCCCCCCCCCTGCTGGCAATCAGGTGTAactgcagtgttgctgggtcagctgatgtggtggtgaccactcccaccatcctttaaatggtcacattgtgcatcagctgactgttgatgaTAGCGTTTCTCTACGGAGACCAGCCTTGCAGgaacagctctctggtgtcagccacttctggtgtttggagtcctgttgctGTCCTATTTTCGGTGTGGATCTTGGCAGaggtgtctggaagctaagtgctgtGCTTCCTCCTTATCCCTTTTGTGTTCATCACTATCCCCTGTGTGGTACCATCTTCAGTGGTGAGGCTAGCtctccttgccagccagtgcactagccatggCAGTGTGAGATGACAACTAGGGACGGggttcctgatggcggtggggggaaggacccacatagggcgttaggggagtgcagggacaggctcaagaTTCAACTGGAGGTGTCCCTTCCTTCATTTCCTTATTGATACGGCCTTTCTAAccccttttccatcccattgtgtcGTTTTTGTGCCGTCTGCTATCGATTACCCCCCCCCGAGGTCGCTATATATATATCGTGACAAATAAAATATCAAcatttaaatcgcccccctttcaacccattcaaaataaaagaataaaaaaataaaacttacacatatttggtatcaccgtgttcagaatcacctgatctatcaagataaaaaaagaattaacccgatcgctaaatggcgtaacgagaaaataaaagtcaaaacgccagaattacattttttttttttttgtcgtcacagcattgcattaaaatgcaataaaaggtaaaatatcatatctgcaccaaaatggtataattaaaaacgtcagctcggggcAAAAAATATGCCCTAACACAAAccgaaatcatgaaaaatggagacgctatgggtatcggaattttttattttaacaaacttTGACATTATTGTTCACCACTTTGATAaataagaacctatacatgtttggtgtctatgaactcgaaatgacctggagaatcataatggcagctcagttttagcatttagtaaacatagtaaaaaagcagaaGCAAAAGAcaactgtgaaattgcacttttgttGGCAATTTtaccgcatttggatttttttttcctgttttccagtacatgatatgttaaaaccaatggtgtcgttcaaaaagtaaaactcgtccagcaaaaaaaaaaagctctcacatggccatattgaccaaaaaataaaaaaagttatgtctctgggaagaaggggagcaaaaaatgaaaatgcaaaaccaaatatGCCTCTGGTCGTTAAGGTGTTAAGCTGAGTCTGCCAACTgagttgtccagcccatttttggagtcttgtgtgaaattatgtccaatttaccttttttttttttcctctgttgtttttttttttttttctgttgttccaaGACAAACAAATCAAATAAACATAtgtgtaacaaaacatgtgtaattgtagtaattttctgggaaaaatacttcattttatggaacaatttcaagagttcAAACACTTTAGACCATGATAAGACCAGGAGCAATATTAGGGGGCCAGGTCTGGAGGACCAGCCTGACTGGTTCCTGATTTTTAAACCCTTAAATATAGTCTATTGCCGTGTCATATGATTACATAAAATTGGTAATTTACTGTAAACTTTATTGCCTTAGGTCCCCCGTAGCATCTGATACCTCAATGGACTCTAGCGACTACCAGCCTAGGGTGGTTATCATTGGCGCCGGCTTTGCAGGACTTGGTGCTGCCACCACCTTGGTGAAACATGGTGTGAAGAATATCGTCATCCTGGAAGCCTTAGGTCGGGCAGGGGGAAGAGTATGGACACACAAACCTTTCGGAACTGCTGCACTGGAGTTGGGTGCCACCTGGGTCCATGGCCAGAAAGACAATCCACTCTACAAAATGGCGAAGGAAGGAGGACTACTGGCCGATGATGGGTTCAATATGGTGTCTTGCCAGCCAGTCTCTGTAACCCCACAGGATTATTTCTTTAATGAACAAGGAAAGCTGCTGCCTCCAACTGAGGTGGAAGAGGTAACTTGTTTTTTTGGAAGGTTAATGTCTCAAATCAACCAGAAAGACTATAAAACCGAATGTGAATCGTGGTCAGTGGGGGAATATCTTGATCGTGAATTCTCCTTGTCCAATCTTTCAAAGGCCAAGAGTCTGGAAGGAGTTTATGAGTGGTGTAAGCGAGCAGAATGTGTGGACGAAGCTTGTAACTCCATGTATGAGTTCTCGTTGAGTCAGCTCGGTTTGTATACCGCTCTTGAGGGACCATTTTTCAACTCCTTGGGCAGTAAGGGTTACCAGGCTCTTCTGGATGGCCTACTAGACCAGCTGCCATCTAATTCTCTCCGTTGCCATAAACCAGTTCAGTGTGTCCAATGGGAAGGATCCTCATCTTCCATTTCGAAGGTATCGAAACATGCGGTCAATGTGCTTTGTGAAGATGGTGAGAAGTTTCCAGCAGATCATGTCATTGTCACCATTTCTCTTGGATGCATGAAGGAACGGGCTGCCACTTTATTTGATCCTCCACTACCAAAGGGAAAAATGGAGGCCATCCAGCGATTAGGATTCGGCACAGTGGCCAAGATCTTCTTGGAGTTCAAAAAGCCTTTCTGGCCAGATGACTGTGCTGGGATACAGCTGGTATGGGAGGAAGGCCCGGAGAGTCCAGAGGGATATTCTGATGGGTGCAAACGACAATCATGGCGTTCGGAGTGGTTCAAGAAGATTGGGGGCTTTGACTGTGTTCCAATGCATAGAAGCACCCTCTGTGGATGGATCACAGGATTGGCTGCGGAGCATATGGAGACCCTCCCTGAAAGTGAAGTGGGGGAGGTCTGCGTCCGGTAAGAAACCAGTTCTATATATAAACGTTATGGTTAAAAGAATAGCAAAAAACCATCAGAACTTTCACTGTGGGGGGGAAAAGGTAATGGTCCATAAAACACATGGACAGGTTCATTTCGCCAAATTGGAAGCCTTTCCTTCTGATCATGGGGGTGGCTATCAACGGTGGTCAAAAAGATCGAAATCGACATTTATGAATGCGCCAACTGGGCATGTTCATATCCTGTATCAGCTCATATCTATGGGAAACTTGAAGGGTATGAATACATTTGCATACATTCTGTGATTGCTCCATTACCTCTAAGAGGAAACCTGAAACAAATGTGCAAGTAGGAGATTTTGAATCAAGGCGATCATttagtgtatacagctcctatgcagcgCTAGGTGTCTCCATTGCAGTCATGGGTTCCCCTCTTCTCTTTTTTTTTAACCTACAGACAGTAGAAAATGAGGCAGATGTAAGGAATTAATAAACGCCTGTAGCATCAGACAACAAAGAGTGTTCCTGGAGAGTCTCCAACGGAAACACATAGGTCCGCATAGGAGCTGCATACACAAAACAGTAGGAGGTTTCTGGCAGAGAATATTTGCCAAACTTCCTAATTTTCTATTTTGACTGTATTGGAGCAATTACAAAATGGTTCGTTCTTTCATACGTCATCCCAATTTTTATACTAATACTTAGTATatgatcatttttatttatttatttttctttttcaaaCTGATTTTACGATCTACTTTGTGCTTATTCTCTGCCCAGTGCTTTTAGCTAAATTACGGTATTGTTTTGTGTCAATTGTGTTACAATTTCAAAGGGAACGTGTCATGAGAATACGAGCCATTGTTAAAATCAAGGTTTTGTgttatgtttttttggggggggagaatttTTTGTTTTCATGTCATAATCTTAATAAACTGAGTAATGTTacagttttcacactggccactgtggcttttttttttagtCTCTTAAGCTGCAATTACACTGACAGATAATCGTGATGGAGTATTCTTAAGAACTGTCATTTCCCGATAGTGTTGCTGTGTAAACAGGCGCCGATCACCCGATGAACAAAAAAAAAGCTCATCATGGCGTTCAATAACCTTTTGTGTAGCCCAAAAGATCATGTGTTCTCGGCGGTGCATCGTCCTGTGTAATCTGTGAAATACGGCAACCTGTGAGCACTAAATGACCCGTGAACAGATCGCTCGGTGCGCATCATTTACTGGGGTCTGTGTAAACAGTGTAAACAGACCATTACACGACTGCCATAGATAGTCTTACCGATCGGCGGTCATTTAGTCCTGCCATCAGTCCATTTAGTCAGCCCCttgcttaggccgggatcacacatgcgagaaacacgtccgtgtctcgcatgtgaaacccaagctctggcgccggcactgtagagtggagcgtgcggccgcatagcaacacatgaggggaaaatcacaataggtgatatcacagctcacctcctcctcctgtataatgactgataacacctctatatacagtagataacacaggatccaccattcacaatacgttatgtcacagctcacctcctcctcctgtacaatgactgataacacctctatatacagtagataacacaggatccaccattcacaataggtgatgtcacagctcacctcctcctcctgtacaatgtctaataacacctctacatacagtagataacacaggatccaccattcacaataggtgatgtcacagctcacctcctcctcctgtacaatgactgataacacctctatatacagtagataacacaggatccaccattcacaataggtgatgtcacagctcacctcctcctgtacaatgactgataacacctctatatacagtacataacacaggatccaccattcacaataggtgatgtcacagctcacctcctcctcctgtacaatgactgataacacctctatataaagtaggtaacataggatccatcattcacaataggtgatgtcacagctcacctcctcctcctgtacaatgactgataacacctctatatacagcagataacacaggatccaccattcacaataggtgatgtgacGACTGACCCCCTGCCATGTTGATGCTCTCACAGCCCCCCCCACACAACTTTGCACCTGCTCTATAGATGCTCCAATACTACAGATGGGTcagtgtctgttcattgcagctaatgtacatgtgttattttgtgaaacaacaggaagttagaaactaaaaaaaaagcccaagtgtgagaattgcaagatttATATACTTTttaaatacagattgtgatatagaaaaaaaaacattggaaaaaaaaaaaataatttacatgaAAACTTGATTTAAATAAGAGGTAATTTTCTAATGACATGTTCCATTTTAAAGCCTACACATACATTTATAAAGTGCTTTTTCAGAataagtacatgaggaataacactatttttgGCCATTC
The nucleotide sequence above comes from Ranitomeya imitator isolate aRanImi1 chromosome 7, aRanImi1.pri, whole genome shotgun sequence. Encoded proteins:
- the LOC138644444 gene encoding peroxisomal N(1)-acetyl-spermine/spermidine oxidase-like isoform X3, which produces MDLRIKLCTTYSDRTTILTGWKSAVGWIRWDDSRPSHDSLQILSSRVFVQDLGTFRFLSVSTGVRSPVASDTSMDSSDYQPRVVIIGAGFAGLGAATTLVKHGVKNIVILEALGRAGGRVWTHKPFGTAALELGATWVHGQKDNPLYKMAKEGGLLADDGFNMVSCQPVSVTPQDYFFNEQGKLLPPTEVEEVTCFFGRLMSQINQKDYKTECESWSVGEYLDREFSLSNLSKAKSLEGVYEWCKRAECVDEACNSMYEFSLSQLGLYTALEGPFFNSLGSKGYQALLDGLLDQLPSNSLRCHKPVQCVQWEGSSSSISKVSKHAVNVLCEDGEKFPADHVIVTISLGCMKERAATLFDPPLPKGKMEAIQRLGFGTVAKIFLEFKKPFWPDDCAGIQLVWEEGPESPEGYSDGCKRQSWRSEWFKKIGGFDCVPMHRSTLCGWITGLAAEHMETLPESEVGEVCVR
- the LOC138644444 gene encoding peroxisomal N(1)-acetyl-spermine/spermidine oxidase-like isoform X1; protein product: MDLRIKLCTTYSDRTTILTGWKSAVGWIRWDDSRPSHDSLQILSSRVFVQDLGTFRFLSVSTGVRSPVASDTSMDSSDYQPRVVIIGAGFAGLGAATTLVKHGVKNIVILEALGRAGGRVWTHKPFGTAALELGATWVHGQKDNPLYKMAKEGGLLADDGFNMVSCQPVSVTPQDYFFNEQGKLLPPTEVEEVTCFFGRLMSQINQKDYKTECESWSVGEYLDREFSLSNLSKAKSLEGVYEWCKRAECVDEACNSMYEFSLSQLGLYTALEGPFFNSLGSKGYQALLDGLLDQLPSNSLRCHKPVQCVQWEGSSSSISKVSKHAVNVLCEDGEKFPADHVIVTISLGCMKERAATLFDPPLPKGKMEAIQRLGFGTVAKIFLEFKKPFWPDDCAGIQLVWEEGPESPEGYSDGCKRQSWRSEWFKKIGGFDCVPMHRSTLCGWITGLAAEHMETLPESEVGEVCVRLLKKFTGWPVTELQGVLRSTWHSNPYIRGSYTNVPVGVDAVKEQMALAEPLPSTYHRKTLLPLQVLFAGEATHPNFYTTTHGAYMTGVREAERLIKLYECKVNPRL
- the LOC138644444 gene encoding peroxisomal N(1)-acetyl-spermine/spermidine oxidase-like isoform X2; the encoded protein is MILGQATTRFRFCHRGCLSRILGLSDFSRSPVASDTSMDSSDYQPRVVIIGAGFAGLGAATTLVKHGVKNIVILEALGRAGGRVWTHKPFGTAALELGATWVHGQKDNPLYKMAKEGGLLADDGFNMVSCQPVSVTPQDYFFNEQGKLLPPTEVEEVTCFFGRLMSQINQKDYKTECESWSVGEYLDREFSLSNLSKAKSLEGVYEWCKRAECVDEACNSMYEFSLSQLGLYTALEGPFFNSLGSKGYQALLDGLLDQLPSNSLRCHKPVQCVQWEGSSSSISKVSKHAVNVLCEDGEKFPADHVIVTISLGCMKERAATLFDPPLPKGKMEAIQRLGFGTVAKIFLEFKKPFWPDDCAGIQLVWEEGPESPEGYSDGCKRQSWRSEWFKKIGGFDCVPMHRSTLCGWITGLAAEHMETLPESEVGEVCVRLLKKFTGWPVTELQGVLRSTWHSNPYIRGSYTNVPVGVDAVKEQMALAEPLPSTYHRKTLLPLQVLFAGEATHPNFYTTTHGAYMTGVREAERLIKLYECKVNPRL